Within Candidatus Eisenbacteria bacterium, the genomic segment CGCTGAACCAGGCGGTACGGGATCTTCTGGACGAGTACCAGGCGTACGGGAAGGAGAACCTCCTTGTCGAGAGGGAGGATCCGGCGGACGATCCGGAACTCGAGCAGCGCTGCCGCGTCCTCGGCATTCCAGAGGTACAGCTTCAGATCTTCGAGAAGGACAAGGCCGAGGTGACGAACGCGTATCTCGGGATCGCGGTCCTTTACGAGGATCGAAGCGAGGTGATCCCGGTCGTGCAGGGGATGGAGAACCTCGAGTACGATCTCACGGCGGCGATCCTGAAGGTCTTCCGGAAGGAAGAGAAGGTGGTCGGCTTCCTCGTCGGAAGCGAAGGACCGACCCTCGAGAAAGGCCTCGCGGGCGTGAAGGGGGCTCTCGAGCGCCAGTATCGCGTGGTCCCGATCGATCTCGCGCGCGGCGGGCCGATCTCGACGGATGTGCACACGCTCATCGTCGCGAGCCCGAAGAACCTCTCCGACGCGGCTCTCTACGCGATCGATCAGTTCGTCATGCGCGGCGGAAAGCTCCTCGCCTTCCTCGATCCGATCGAGATCCCGGAGGGGAGCATCCAGGCGCTCGCGAAACGCTCGGGGCTCGAGAATCTGCTCGAGCGCTACGGCATCGAGGTCGGCGCGAACCTCGCGCTCGACGCCCGCTCGAACGCGAACGCGTCGTTCAGCCAGGGATTTCTCATGTTCTCGATGCCGTATCCGTTCTGGGTGAGGGTGCTTCCCGAGAATGCGGATCCGAACCATCCGATGGTGAACAAGCTGAGCGGGATCGTGCTCCCGTGGACATCGACCGTGTGCGCCGCGGCGGATGCCCCCGAGACGGTCTTAATCGACACGCTCCTCATGACGAGCGAGTTCGCGTGGATGAAGACGGGCGGCTACGACCTGAACCCGCAGCAGCGCTTCCAGGACGCGCCGCGCGAGCCGCAGGAGAAGCTACCGCTCGCCCTCGCGGCGTCGGGCATCTTCCCGAGCTTCTTCGAGGGGAAGCCGATCCCGACGATCGACGAGACGGACGGCGCGGCGGCCGGCGGCTCGGAGACGATTTCTCGGAGCGCGGAGACGCAGGTCGTCGCGGTCGGATCCGCGAACGGATTCCTCGACGACATGATCGGCCAGTTCCCGGCGAACCGTGTCTTCTTCCAGAACGCGGTCGACTGGCTCACGCTCGGCGACGATCTCATCGCGATCCGTTCGCGCGCCGCGGTCGACCGCCCACTCCGGGAGATCTCGGAGAAGGGGAAAGCGCTCGCGCGTTTCCTCGCCGTGTTCGGCGTTCCGATCCTCGTGGTCCTCTTCGGCCTCGTCCGCTTCCTGAGGCTCCGGAACCGGCGCGCCGCGGCGCTCGCCGCAGAAGAGAGGTCGGCATGAGAAGAAACCCGCTTCTCCTCGGGGGAATTCTTCTCGTTCTCCTCGGCATCAT encodes:
- a CDS encoding GldG family protein; this encodes MAGDRTRLGTSSLLLVGIVLAVLIVVNLLSVNRFARIDLTENKEYTLSESTKRMLRGLDDVVSIKVYFSKNLPTYLVTLNQAVRDLLDEYQAYGKENLLVEREDPADDPELEQRCRVLGIPEVQLQIFEKDKAEVTNAYLGIAVLYEDRSEVIPVVQGMENLEYDLTAAILKVFRKEEKVVGFLVGSEGPTLEKGLAGVKGALERQYRVVPIDLARGGPISTDVHTLIVASPKNLSDAALYAIDQFVMRGGKLLAFLDPIEIPEGSIQALAKRSGLENLLERYGIEVGANLALDARSNANASFSQGFLMFSMPYPFWVRVLPENADPNHPMVNKLSGIVLPWTSTVCAAADAPETVLIDTLLMTSEFAWMKTGGYDLNPQQRFQDAPREPQEKLPLALAASGIFPSFFEGKPIPTIDETDGAAAGGSETISRSAETQVVAVGSANGFLDDMIGQFPANRVFFQNAVDWLTLGDDLIAIRSRAAVDRPLREISEKGKALARFLAVFGVPILVVLFGLVRFLRLRNRRAAALAAEERSA